One region of Ananas comosus cultivar F153 linkage group 9, ASM154086v1, whole genome shotgun sequence genomic DNA includes:
- the LOC109715437 gene encoding loricrin-like yields the protein MGAGEVRNTMLTSVGGGEWGRRRRNEPSPHKLGHGPAAPPSDGDGRDRSGTTAAGPQMPEEEKGGGGRQQRQPTARALPLELGSVADLGGGAQGSGRRRRPEGRRRPAGKVGGTQETAAGATPGGCGAEERAHRDLSPSSGWGGCCWPRRRWRPAGAPATCGEGHRDSGDGGGSGFMRWLRAGRPRVRLGLGSGWEAAGYSSGWSGSGGAPGGSGRRRSAERDAEGSGRHRQGALRQYNLGPSSNPEEKGDGERWGGRNVVLRRRRPAGLGR from the coding sequence atgggtgcgggggaggtgaggaacacgatgctcacctcggttggcggCGGAGAGTgggggcggcgacggcggaaCGAGCCGAGCCCGCACAAGCTAGGGCACGGTCCAGCGGCTCCTCCCAGCGACGGCGATGGCCGGGACAGGTCGGGGACGACAGCGGCGGGTCCCCAGAtgccggaggaggagaagggaggcggcgggcggcagcagcggcagccCACGGCTCGAGCGCTGCCGCTCGAGCTAGGCTCGGTTGCAGACCTGGGCGGCGGCGCCCAGGGttcagggcggcggcggcggcccgaagggcggcggcgaccggccggGAAGGTCGGTGGGACACAGGAGACGGCCGCGGGAGCGACCCCAGGTGGCTGCGGCGCGGAGGAGAGGGCGCACAGAGACCTCAGCCCGAGCTCGGGCTGGGGCGGCTGctgctggccgaggcggcggtggcggcccGCAGGGGCGCCGGCGACCTGCGGGGAGGGCCACCGAGACTCCGGGGACGGCGGCGGGAGCGGGTTCATGCGGTGGCTGCGCGCGGGGAGGCCGCGGGTTAgactcggcctgggctcgggctgggAAGCTGCAGGATACAGCAGCGGCtggagcggcagcggcggcgctccgggcggctcggggcggcggcgatcgGCGGAGAGGGACGCTGAGGGGTCGGGGCGACATCGACAAGGTGCTTTGAGACAATATAACCTCGGCCCGAGCTCCAACCCGGAAGAAAAAGGAGATGGAGAGAGATGGGGAGGGAGGAATGTggtgctgcggcggcggcggccggccgGACTTGGTCGGTAG